The Arachis duranensis cultivar V14167 chromosome 9, aradu.V14167.gnm2.J7QH, whole genome shotgun sequence genomic sequence ATAGCCGGAGTCGACTACTCCGACATAACCTTTGGCGAGTTGCCACAAGGAATTTTCTTCGGGGACAAAAACTTTACTTATGGCACCATGTTGATCTCCCTCGGGATGCGGCAAACTCAGCTCGATGGCGAGGGGCTTTAATGTCCCATTCTTTTGCAACAAAAGAAGTGTTCTGGAAGCATAAGTCTTTGTAGAAGTGGAGTTTATCCTTCTCAGGTATGGCATTAGTGCATCATGGTGATCCAATATGAATAACTTCCTTTCTCGGATTACCTATTGACTCAATACAAATAAAACATTAGATGGAAGGATTTATTGTGAAAACACAgcatcattttaaaaattacctCATTAATTGTGTGGCCTTCCAAATTACTTTCAATGTGTTCTTTTGTTATTGTGCTGGTTTGATCACCGTAGACTTTTGGGTCTAGCTTGCTTGCTGGTGGGAATTCCTGCAGTTTAAGGAtgattgtttaatttaattgtcaacaattaatcttaaaataaaaagaaaagatatgaaacATTGGCTTACTTCGAGACGGCGGATCATAACCGGGTTTATTCCGGCCAACATCTCTCTCGCAAATTCTTCGTCTGTTCTCCATGCAAACTTATCCACTGCACCAATATCCCAATCATTCAATAGGAGCAGTTTACACTTTGCAAAATGCATAGTTTTCTATGTTTATAATACCTGCAATCACTTGAGGCAGAGGAAATTTGAGGAACCTTTCACCATCGGTGCGAAAAATTTCCTTGAGCATCTCAAGAGGAACATTATCCCGAATAACCTTAATTACACCCTCAGGCACTTCAAGTCCACCTTCATATAGTTTGAGTACATCTTCAAAGCTGTCAAACTCATTAGGGGTTTTGTCGAATATTGATTCGAATTCCGGTTTGAGAACTTGGACTATAGATTTCAGTGCATATGAGAGAAAATCCGCCAACTTCAAGTGACCAAATCTTTCATCCCTTGGAACATATATGTTTAAGCTCAAAGCAAGATTCAACCTACTCTCATACTTTGGATCTGCCAAGATAACAACCACATACAACATTGATTTTATTCATATCATCCTTGCCACATCAACAAGCATAGAACACAACTGAAAATCTTCCAGAACATTGAACAATCTAGACCTGAATAAAGCACTAACCTGATTTAGCTGGTGCTCTACCGGTTCTTCCTCTTCGAGGGTATGGATATTCGGTGGACCCTCCAAGAACTGGACGAGCATGTTGTGGACCCTTATCTGGATTTCCCAGGTCATTGTAGACTTCATAATCATAGACTCTGTCCCACTCTTGGAGCTGGCCCTTTCCATCCCCTCTTAAATTCTCTAGTTCTTCTTCTCTATACTTGAGCAGTGATATTGGTGTTTCAGCTGGAAGGTATGTCTGCAATTCATACAAAGTTATGTAACTTGTATCACACATTTCTAATGATAACTAATTAACTGCAAcggtaaagtattattttagtcCCAATGTTTGAGTCAGGTTATAATTTAATCTCTAAAGTTTTAAACGTCTTATTCTAGTCTCAAAATGTTTTAAATGGGTTTAATATTGTCCTCCCATTAAATTTAACACGAACATTAGTATATTGAGGAGCTAATACCGTTCGACTTAAACatgtaaataaaattaactcaCCAACGACTACCAATGTAAaattttttcctttgattttagAGCGTTAAAAATTGATTGTTAGAATTTGGGGTTTTGTacaagaaaaatgagaagaaaaagcattacaaaaaaaattttgattatattttttaacacaCGAGAATAAGAAGATATGACTTCACTAATAACGTTACTGAACtatttgtgtcaaatttaacAATAGGACAacattaaactcatttaaaattttttgaaacaaaaataacatgtttaaaatgttaaaaattatattagcaCTTGGTCCAAATATTAAAAgtcaaaataatactttatcctAAATAAACCAAGCAGGTCATTGCCATGTTTTACAAAACACAAAGGTCTCAAGTGCATTATTGTTTAAACCTCAAAACTGAGGTTAGCTCAGTTGGTATAGATAGTTAGTTTAGATTTTTCCTTTCCACTATCTCCGGGTTCAAATCCCCTGAtgtactgaaaaaaaaaaaatcatctaaaCCTCAAAGAGGATTAATATACATATTTATCATGTGTAAGTTACCCTGAATAACAACAAATAGTATGACTCGAAATACAAGCATGGAGGGTAAGTGTGTAGTTGTACCTTGTTGGAGAAGAAAACGCGGTCGTTTTGATATTTACTAGCAGGGTAAACCCAAGAATTACAAGGAAAGTGAATGACACCATGGGAAGGAACATCTTCAAGTGTGAGGCTTTTAAGGTAAAACTCACTGTGATGGTTGTTCCTAATTAGAAATGCACCTGGTGTTCCTATCTCCTCATTGTCCCAATCAAAAGTAACTGTGAATGCTGCTTCTCCTGCTGTCAATGGTGTGAATGTGGTGATCCAATCTTCCAAGTATGCAGCCTTACCTAGCTTCCCCTTCAGCCCATTTCCTACACAATCACAAAAAACATTcagattaaaattttaatctgACGTAAAAATATTTTGCAATTAGTTAATCTAGATTGTCACGTTATCTAGATCCCACCACCATTTGCAAGTTTAAGATATAAGATAAGGAGACAAGAACAGTTCCAACGTTTCGAAGTACGCTTCTAAACTTTTGGACCTTTGACTACAAGATTTTATGACATGGAATTTGACTTAAAACATGTCACAGATGAATTTTTGAATAGgaacaacaaaataaataaattacaaaatgttCAAAGTGCTTCCTCATCAGTATAATGCAAAGCACCAAATTACACTCATCACACAATGAATGTGGTGACTTGGAAGTTGGAAAACcaacaaaatagcaaacaaccAAATGATATCTATACAAAATGGGTTATAAAATTGGCCCAATAAAGTAAACACACGCTACATCTTAAATTATTcacttaaatcttaatattagaataaccatcTGCATACCTAGTGAACTGAACATCTGATATATCTattgttcatattatttaatattttcattatctacttatacttttcgatacaaaataattagtggtatatatatattacattaattttaataacacttTTAAAAATACCATAGTCACTATAATCTCCGTAGTATATACAGCATAACCTGCACCTACTAAGTGTGAATAATACCTATTATTCATTTTGGATATATAgaccaaaaaattattattcaaataatttaaaatataaaatttttaatttaaaatttagatgaatataatttgaattaacgatttaattaaatttaatataaataaatatactcatattattgtatttatatttaaaaattttaaaaactaattaggTAGTATTTTTGATTAATCATATGAGTACAATAATAGGAGTATATTTATTcgtattgaattaaattaaatagttaattttagttatatttatttaaattttaaattaaaaattttataattttaaacgtttaaattatttaaataaatatgtaCATATTTCCAGTATATTGGTTAAGATTTTTATATGGCCATATCTCGGGTgcaattttgtttttctttagcTGTGTCATATTTTGGGTATACAGTTCTCCATTTGTGTATTTAATGGTTTTTGGGTCTGTGTACTTAAAATGTATGATGataatataaaaacataaatatactCAGCAATATGtatattgataaatttatttataaataaaaaaaatccgtGAATATATCCTAGCATTATGTAATAATTTCTTCAACACCCAGCATGTTAAAATGATTTCAatgaacataaataaataaataaataataaaatatcatgaAAGGGAAAAATAAGTAGACAAGCACATGGTTCCATCCATATAAAGATAGCACCGACACCCCCACTAATGATGctactttatatttttctatttcttcctttatttttcCCATTAATTCCCAAGTTTTCTCATTGTAGCACATAAGCATTGTTATATTGGGTACAATTTAAAGTCATTCTTAAtggtcttttatttttctatatttataataaaatgtcATAAATATTGAGCTGAGTTAATAATAAAACTAAGCAGCTacgaatttaatatttttttattaaatatatccaattagttcttaaaaattttttaaattgaatattttaatctCTGGAAACAAATTGGTCTATTTGTTAGgggattaatttatttattttataataatatttattaagaatCTAATTGTCttgtaataaaatttgttaaaaattttctatttaacACACATATTAAACACTTTATTGTAAGTGATAGAACAATTAAACCATttgaaaaaagtaatttttaaaataataaaatgtctaATTTAAAATTCGTTAGAAATTAATTTGAGTATATACTCTTTTCTTCCCCTTATTGTTTAGGTACATTCTTTGTCACTACCACAACTACACTATCTGTGACTGTTATTCTGATTTCATTATATAGATGACTCAAGCTAGatattttcatttaagaatTAGAAACGACAATCTATCATTATCAAAGCACTAAAAAAAATCCATGTGAGGAAGCAACTATTTCACGGACCAAAATTTCTCCACAAATTTCCAGTTTCATATAGAATTGAATGAGTCGCAGTTATATTAACCTAAAAGATTTGCTAAGATgcttgttaaaaaataattattgaaaagcATCATGTCTTCAATATATTTTAAGTAGTTTAAACAAAACCGATAATTATAAACTTAAAAAGAAGTCATTGTCATgtgaatataatttaatttatattttttttcctttatcaatttgtcaaacacttttagaaacaaaatataatagGAAGTTGTGAAGTATCAAAACAAGGACAATTTTAgcatttttatatttcatagTTCACACCAATAAAATTGACAGGGCATGACCAATTCTAATTTTGTTTTCATACTCACTGGGAATTTGCAAAATGTGAAAGTGTTAACTCTTAGCTTATTTGACATTAAATTGTATGGGGtatgtatatttattataagattTATTGTACGTACTATTCAAACATAATATGATGAGAACTTAtgtgtatttattttaaaatggtttaattactctattggtttctatagtttcgcgaaattttcaattagatttctatacttttttctttttttaattaagtccttGCACCAAattgtttttttaattgggtccctacaccttttttccttttatttaggtcccaatatcaatttttttttagttgggtttCTATAATATTAAACCAATTACTACtaagaaaaatttaattgaaaaaaaatttagtgcagggatttaattaaaaagaaaaaaagtatagggacctaattgaaaattttataaaactatagagactaacagaataattaaaccttttaaaTTCTATaaaggtaaaacaaaaaattatatattatccaTTAATATTAATGAAGAGGAGGgggtttaattaatttgatatgcAATTTTTCAATACCAAAATATTTCTCTATCTAAATTTTCTCTCTAATAACTTTTATACTgtaaacaacaaaaaagaaCTAGTCACTAACTAAACCACTACcgattatataattaattttcacaataaaatctaataatttatttatagaaaaataacatttaaataaaaagtaaattaacaAGCATGTATATAAAGTTATAAACTTACTACTATCACTTGATCACTTAagaatttaaaagtttttaatcAACACAAACAAGTGATTAGATGATAAATTTGTCAAAATGAATAACAGAAAGAAAATTCTTacatttttcaattctttttaccATGAATAGTTATTTTGaccattaaatttgaaaaacgaagagaaagaaataataaaagagaagagaatgaaaatagataaaaagaataaggaaaagaaaCATCTCCTCCATATAGGAAATAAGAAATTCCTATAATATAAATACCTTTCTACaattgcataaaaaataaaattctttatcATATTTACCAAAATAATACATTGATGTTGTTTTTATAAAACCATGGGCTGAATAACTAAAGGAACCTGTTGTATGTTGAGCATTATTCTCACAAGAAGTGTTGACTCACATTATTTTTAGTTTCATCATTGAACGAGTAGTACAATGAAGACGAATTGAAAGATttcttcaaaataaaaaaattgagaaagaagACGAcactttaattttgttttatttatttatgatcaGTTATGATATGTCACTTGATCAGCACGCAAGAtccaaaagacaaaataaaactaattattcaAATAGATTATTAAACTACAGTGTCATTCATCGGAATATCACAAATTCCAATACCAAACAGCAGTATTTGAACTTGGACTAGATATAAAGTGCTAAGAAATATAAGATCTCATAAGATCAATAATTGCTAAAAATGTATATTCAACTACTTGGAACTTTAGACAGTGTTTACcaagaaattgaatttttttcttttattattatatccaAAAAGCCTGACAATTCATGTTTAAATGTTTTTTCACCAAAGTTGGTGCATGGCCTAAAAGTAATCGAATTTATCTTGAAACCAATGAAaccaattttatat encodes the following:
- the LOC107465391 gene encoding probable linoleate 9S-lipoxygenase 5, with the translated sequence MFKNIIDAVTGGGDMQNHRQTVKGTVVLMKKNVLDFNDFSASLLDRLHEFLGKRVSLQLISAVNADNHGNGLKGKLGKAAYLEDWITTFTPLTAGEAAFTVTFDWDNEEIGTPGAFLIRNNHHSEFYLKSLTLEDVPSHGVIHFPCNSWVYPASKYQNDRVFFSNKTYLPAETPISLLKYREEELENLRGDGKGQLQEWDRVYDYEVYNDLGNPDKGPQHARPVLGGSTEYPYPRRGRTGRAPAKSDPKYESRLNLALSLNIYVPRDERFGHLKLADFLSYALKSIVQVLKPEFESIFDKTPNEFDSFEDVLKLYEGGLEVPEGVIKVIRDNVPLEMLKEIFRTDGERFLKFPLPQVIAVDKFAWRTDEEFAREMLAGINPVMIRRLEEFPPASKLDPKVYGDQTSTITKEHIESNLEGHTINEVIRERKLFILDHHDALMPYLRRINSTSTKTYASRTLLLLQKNGTLKPLAIELSLPHPEGDQHGAISKVFVPEENSLWQLAKGYVGVVDSGYHQLISHWLHTHAVIEPFIIATNRQLSVLHPIYKLLHPHYRDTMNINALGRQILINAGGALEVTVFTSKYSMEFSSMLYKDWVFPEQALPQDLLKRGVAVKDSSCPHGIKLLIEDYPFAVDGLEIWFAIKIWVEDYCSVYYKDDESIKKDAELQSWWKEIREKGHGDKKDEPWWPKMQTREELIETCAIIIWTASALHAAINFGQYPYGGYPPNRPAISSKLVPEKGTPEYDELLANPDKTYLKTFTSQFKAVLGISLVEILSRHSSDEVYLGQRDTENWTSDADALEAFAKFGKKIEDIEEGMKRMNNDEKLRNRYGPVKMPYTLLYPSSEGGLTGRGIPNSVSI